CTCGGCACTCCGGGTGTCGCCCTGGCCCGCGCCCATGCCCTGGTCGGCGCCCGCCCCGGCCATCCGTGCCGCCGGGTGCCCGGAGCGGTGACCGTCCTGGTGCTCCCCCGGGCCCCGCGCGGCGCCGGCGACGCGCAGGCCGAGGACGCGGTGCCGCTGCCGCGGCCGGACCCGGGGACCCTCGCCGCCGTACGCTCGCGGCTGGTGGCGGCCCGCCTGATCGGCGCCACCGTGTACGTCACCGGGCCCCGCTACCGGCCGGTCCGGGTCCGTGTCACCCTCCCCGCGTCGGCCCTCCCTGCACCCTGCGGGCAGGTCACCGCTCAGGGCGCCGCCCGCCGCGCCACTGTCACCGCGGCGCTCCACCGCTTCCTCGACCCGCTCGTCGGCGGTGACGACGCCTCCGGCTGGCCCTTCGGCGGAACGCTGCGCCCATCGGCGCTGCTGCGCGCGGCCGAACGAGCCCTTGCCGCGGCAGGAGACCGCACACCGGTCCTGGGGGTCGGCATCGCCGTCGACGACGCCGCGTACGAGGACTGCGCCGACGTCCCGCTGCGGCCGGGCGAACTGCCCGGTCCCGTCGACATCACCGTCTGCGCCACGAACCGCCCGCCGGGGGAGGCCGCCCGATGAACTCCGAACACGACAAGGACCCCGCCGACCGGGCCGCTCCCGGGGTGGACGAACCCTGGTGGACGCTGTCCGCCGGGCGCGGCCGAGGCGCTGTGCTGGACGCCGACGCGGCGCCGGTGCTGCTCGGCGCCGGGCGCGACGCACTGCTCGCGGCGCTACGGGCACGCGTGCCGGGATTCACGCCGGAGTGGACCGGCACCGGGCCGGACGACGCCGGTGAGGCGCTGCTGCGCCTGTACGCGCTGATGGCCGAGGCGGTGGCGGCGCGCGTCGACCGGCTGCCGCGCAAGCTGCTGACGGAGCATCTGCGCATCGCCGGGATCTCGCCGTTGCCCGCGACGCCGGCGCGTGTGCTGCTGCGGCTGACGGCCACGGCGACGGCCGGCCCAGGTGTCCAGGTGCCTTCCGGGTTCCAGGCGGCGGCCTCGGGGCCGAACGGTACGGAGATCGTCCTGGAGACAGCGGACGACATGTGGGTGTCCCCTGCCGAGCTGACCACCGTGGCCACGGGGCGGCCGGGACAAGGCATCCTGCCGGGCCCCGTCGACGAAGTGACGCCCGGTCAAGGACCGTACGCCGACGGGTTCGCGCCGTTCGGTGCGGACGCCGCGCCCGGGTCGGCGCTGTGGCTGGGGTTCACCGCACCCGAGGCCCCGGCCGGCGGGGTGTCACTGGGGTTCGTCGCCGCGCCGCGGCCCGGCGGTCCCGCCTCCGTGGCGTGGGGCGCCGCCGTTCCGGCCCTGCCGCCGCTGCCCGACCTGCGCTGGTCGGTGCTGGACGGGACGACGTTGCGGCCCGCGGAGGTGGTCTCCGACGGCACCGGCGGGCTCACGGCCACCGGTACCGTGCATCTGGGGCTCGGCGCCGGGGACTGGCGGCCGGGGCGGCCGCCCGGCGGTGCGCATCTGCCCGAAGCCCGTTGGCTGCGGGTACGGATCGCGTCCGGCAGGTACGCCGAACCGCCGCTGCTCGCCGATGTGTGGCCGCACGCGGTGTCGGCCGATGCCGCGTGGACCGTACGGGACGAGGTGCTGACGCCCGCCCCTGAACTCCCCGGGGAGTCGGACGGCGGCGCCGGGGTGCGACTGCGGGTCGCCGAGACGCCGGTCGTGCCGGGTTCGCTCACCGTGACAGTGGCGGACGACGCGTCCGCCCCGCTCTTCCCGCCGACGCCCTCGGCACGCTCGTCCACCGGGTCCGCCGCGCCCGCCGTGTGGCGGGAAGTGCCGGACCTGGCCGACGCCGGTCCCGCCGACCGGGTCTTCACCCTCGATCCGGCGACCGGTGTACTGACCTTCGGCGACGGTGTGCACGGCGTGGCCGTGCCGCCGGGCATCGGGAACGTACGGGCCCTCCGCTACCGCACCGGCGGCGGCCGGGCCGGCGCGGTGCCCGCCGAGACGGCGACGACCCTGCGTACGGCGGTCGCCGGGGTCGCGTCGGTGACCAACCCCCTGCCGGGGACCGGGGGCACCGACGCCGAGGCGTTCGATGCGACCGTCGGGCGCGGCGCGGCGGAGATCCGCACGGCGGGACGCGCGGTCACCCCGGCCGACCACGCGCTGCTGGCGCTGCGTGCGCCAGGGGCCCGGATCGCCCGCGCGCACGCCGTACCCGGGCACCACCCGGACCATCCCGGCACGCGGCTTCCCGGCGTGGTCGGCATCTACCTCGTGCCGCCCGACGAGAACCCGGCGACGCCCGGCGCGCCCGTCCCGGAGGCGGGCGATCTGGCGGCGGTCGCCGCACACCTCGGCGACCGTCTAGCCCCGACCGGTCCGACGGTGGTCACTGCCGCGCCGCGTTATGTGCGGGTGGACGCCCGGGTGATGCTGGTACCGGTCGTCCACGCCGACCGGTCCGCGGTACCGCGCCGCGCCGAGGAGTCGCTGCGGCGGTACCTGCATCCGCTGAACGGCGGTGCGGACGGCGCCGGCTGGCCGTTCGGCGGAGCTCTCACCCACACCGCACTGCTGCGGCACCTGCTCGCCGACGACGACGTGTCGGCTGTGGCGTTGCTGGCCCTGACCGTGGACGGCCTGCCGACGGCGCCCTGCGCCGATGTGCGGCTGCCCGCTCATTCCCTGGTCAGGGCCGGCCGGATCACCGTCTCCGTCCTGGCCCCGGCCGCGCACGCGGTCGGCGCCGGAGCGGGAGGTGCCGCATGACCGCGGCCACCGTCGGCTCGACCCACCTGCTGCTGGACTCCGTCTCCGGCTGGCGGCCAGAGCCGGGCCCTTCGCCGTTCCCCACCCCTGTCGTGGACGGCGACGCCCTGGTCCTCCCGGCAGGCGTCGACGAGGCAGTACTGGTCACCGAGCCGCTGGACAGCGGTGTCTCGCGGTGCCGCTGGCACCGGGTGCGCGTCGACGCCGATGTGCCGGTCGGCGCCGCGCTGGTGGTGCAGGTGACCACGATCGGGGACGACCCTCGTTCGCTGCCCGGCGACGGCGACTGGCAGACCGTGTCGGCCGCCGCCGACGGGCGGGTGGACTTCCTGGTCGACCAGCCTCCGGGGCGGTATCTCGTGGCGCGGCTGCTGCTCGGGCGTTCCGTCGCCGCGTCGGCGGGCCCGTCCGTCCGTCAGACGCGGCTGGACGTCGTACGGGCCACTTCCGCCGAGCTGCTGCCTGCGGTGTACCGGGAGGACCCGACCGCCGACGACTTCACGGAACGGTTCCTCGCGCTGTTCGACTCGGTGGCCGAGTCGCTGGAGCGAGCCGCCGAGCGCTCCCCCGCCCTGCTCGACCCGGACGGCGTTCCCGACGGCGTACTGCCGTGGCTCGCCGGGCTGTTGGGGCTCGACCTGGACTTCGGGGCCGGTCAGGACGCTGGTCGCGGGGCCGCGGTCCCGACATGCGGGGCCGGATCCGGTGCGGCTCCCGAGGGCGTGTCGGGTGCGGTACTGCGCCGCCTGATCGTCGCCGCCCCGCTGCTGCGGCGGCGGCGCGGTACTCCGGCGGGCCTGGCGCTGGCGCTTGAGATCGTGCTCGGCGCGCGCCCGGCCATCGTCGAGCCGTCCGCTCCGCCCTGGGGCGCGCTGGACTCCGACGCCCGGCTGGGCGCGGTGCGGCTGTTCGGGCGCGCCACCGCGCGAGCCCGGCTCGGCGGGACCGCGGTGCGCGGGACCCGGCTGGGCGGCCCGTGCGGCCGGGCGGTCGCGGGCGGCGCGCCGCTGCGGTCGTTCGGCGACCCGGACGACGATCCGGTGACCGGCGTGGCCTTCCGGTTCCGGGTGCTGCTGCCGCCACCCCCGCCCGGCACCCCCGCGAGCCGGCACGGTGCGACCGCGCGGGCCCTGGTGGAACGGCTCGCCCCGGCGCACACCGCGGCCTCGGTGACGGTCGGCGGCGGCGGATTCATCGCCGGCGAGCGGAGCAGGGTGGGCGTCGACACGCTGCTCGTCGGCCCCGACCCGGCGCCGCCCGGCCACTCCGCGCTGGGCTCGGGCACCGTACTGCGGCCGGACCGCTGTGGGCACCGCGGCATCCGGCTCGACGGGAGAGCGGCGACGGGCCTGCGCACGGTGGCCCTCGACGGCCCCGGACATCCCCGCGACAACGACAGCGACAGCGACACGGACAGGGACTGCGAGGAAGGCAGGACACCATGACGGCTCCTACGCGTACTACGGGGCGCGACAGCGCCCCCCTGGGCGGCCGGCGGCGGCTGACGTACTTCCACGGTCAGTTGCTGTCCGCCCAGGACCTCCGTCAGGAACAGACGTACTTCCGGGCGCGGCACCGCCTGCACAATCTCGCACTGCACGGCCACGGCGTGGCGTACGGGCTGTGGACCCGGCCCGTACCGACACCCTCGGGGCACTGCCCGGACCCGGAACGTGCCGCCCCCTGGCTGGAGGTGACCGACGGCCTGGCGCTGGACCGCGTCGGAGACGAGGTGATCGTGGCCCGCGGTGCGCGACCGAGGTTCGACCTGTGGTCGCTGCTGGACGACCACGAGCGGATCCGCGCGGAGGAAGACATCCGACGCGGCGCCGAGGGCGTCACCGTCTATCTGACGATCCATCACTGCGAGGAACCGGTCGACAACGTGCGCGCCGTCCATACCGAGGGCTGTGAGGGCGTCCCGCACCTGGCGTACGCGCACATCAGGGAGGGTTTCGCGCTGCGTGCGACCACCTGTGAGCCGGATCCGGAACCGTGCGACCCGCCGCATCCGGACACGCCGGGTTGCGGCGACGACCGCGGGTACGAGAGTTCCGCGCACTGCGGCGACGGCCGGGTGCTCGGGCCTGGGCTGCTGCTGGCGCGGGTGGAGCGGGTGCGTCCGGACCGCCCCCTGCACTCGCGCCAGGTCCATCCCGAGGTCCGTCGGCCGCTGTCGCGGCGGCCGGCCACCGTCATCACCTCCATCGGCTGGCCGCACGGCGGTCGGCTGACCACCCGTCAGGCCCGGCGGTTGCTGGGCACGGACGGCGTACGCATCCGCTTCTCGCGCCGGGTACGCACCGACACGCTCCGCGACCCGGGCGTCGCCGACCTGTTCCAGATCACCGGCGGACACGGGGTGCACGGCACCGTGCTGCGGCTGGAGACCCGGATCGACGTCGGCGGATCGGGTGCAACGACGGGGACGGTGGAGGGGACGGACGACGGGGGCCACGAGACCACCGACGTGATCACCATCCGGCAGACCGACAGCGAGTACCTCAACGACGGAGACCGGATCCTGCTGGTGCTGCGCACCCCGTTCGTGCTGGACGTGTGCGGCGATCCGGTCGACGGTACCCACGTCGGCGGGCTCGTCCCTCGCCCCGGTGGGCCGATCGCCCACCGGACGGGGCTGTTGCCGCCGGACGGCTCCGGGCCCCGTACGTCCGGGACCGGGCAGGGCGGCGCGGGGGTCTTCGAGAGCTGGATCTTCATCGACAACAAGCGGCCGCGCCCGCCGGACGAAGACGCACGCGACACCGCGGGCAACGACGCGGGCGACGCCGATGACGGCGAGGGCGACGGCTACGACGGCGACACGCCCGGCAGTGACGGGGAAGGACGGACATGAACACGTCGCAGAGCCACACCACCACTCCGGCCACCCGCCGCACCGGCCAGGACCACGACTGCGGTTGCGGTTGCGGCGGAAGCGGCGCGGACGGCACCGCCGGATCACGTCCGGCTCCGAGCGGCTTCCGGGCGGGCGGGCAGGTACGCCCGGTGTTCTTCGCCGGGCAACTGCTGACCGAGGACGACCTGGACCGGCTGATCGGCTGGACGGCGGCCCGGTTCCGCGCGCACAACCGGCTCCGGTACGTCTCCGGCGACGGCCTCGGCGCCGTGCTGTGCGGACTGGCCGTCAGCTGCGGCTGCGACCGGGGCACGGTCCGAATCGGCGTCGGGCACGCAGTCGACGGCTCCGGCAACGACATCCCCGTCAGCTGCCCGGAGACCGTCGACGTCGTCGCCCTGGCCCGGGAGTTCCGCGCGGCCGGCGGCGGCTGCCCCGATCCGTGCCCGCCCGGACCGGAGCGTACGTACGGCCTGTACCTGCGCTACGACGAGGAGTTCACCGAGCCCACGGCCCCCTACGACCCCGGCGACGGCTGCACCCCGGTGACGTGTGTGCCCACCCGGGTCCGGGAGGGACACCGCTTCGCGGTGGGCCTGCTGCCCGACCCGGGTTCCGCACCCGGCGGCGTCTGCGACCTGCTGCGCCGTCGACTGGGCGAGGACCGGGCCATGCTGGAGTCCCTGCGGGACGGCGCCGAACAGCCGCCCTCCGCCGACGACATGCTCGGCTGGCTGCTCCCCAGGCTCGACACCAACGGCGACCTGTGCGACCGCACGATCACGGAGGGCCTGCGGAATCTGCCGCCCCGCTCCGACGGCAACCGTGTACGGGAGAACACGGCCCGGTGGGAGGCGATGTACGCGCTCGTGACCGCCTATCTGCGCGGCGTCCTTCGTTCGCTGCTCGTCGTGGAGTGCCCCTCCGGGTGCGTGCCGGAAGTACTGATCGCGCAAGTGACGCTGGACGGCTGCGACGTCGTACGGGCGGTGCCCGCCGGGCGGCGCGCGGCGCATCTGCCCGATCCGGTGGAGCAGCAGTGGCGCACCCGGCTGGCCGGGCTGTACGCGAACGGCGAGGGCCCGCCCGATCCGCTGGCCTTCCTGCTGGAACTGCTGGATCTGACCGGTTGCCGGCTCGGCCCGGCCGAAGGAGCGTGAGGTCATGCCGGCACCCCTGCGGCCGGAGTTCCACGAGGGCCAGTACCTCGCCGCCGACGATGTGTCGGCGATCGTCCGGTACGGGCGCGACGCGGCAGCCCGCCACCATCGGCACCTGCACACCTGGGGCATCTCCTCGGGCCTCGATGTGTCGCAGCAGCCACGCGAGGACGCGCCCGAGTACCGGAGGATCGTGGTTGCCCCGGGGACCCTCGTCGACCCGTCCGGTCGGGAAATCGTGGTGCCCGCCCCGCTGGCGCTGTCCACCGCCGCACAGGCGGGCGGGATCACCGACCCCGACGACCCGTCGCCGCGCCCGCTGATCCTGATGTGGAACGACGTGCCCTCCGGGGTCTCCCCGTCCTCCGGGGCGTGCGGTGGCCCGGCCGAGGGGGCGGCGCCGCGCGCCGAGGAGGGGTTCGCGCTGCTGGTCGGCGCCCCCGGCGACGAACTCGACCTCGCCGACCAGCAGCCGCCCGCGCCCGACGCCGGTCCCGACCGGCTGGGCGACGGCGGGCGGGGCCGGGTGCTCGTCGGCTTCGTGACCTGGGGCGGCGGAGTCGGCGGCGGCTTCACCGGGGTGCTGGCCGAGGCCAACGGGATCGGCCGCCGGTACGCGGGAGTCCTCGCGGACCGGGTGTCCGCCCGCGGTGGCACCCTCGAACTCGCCGCCGAGCCCCGGCCGGTGGCCGGCCGGGTCGGGGTGCGGATCGGCGGCACCGACGGCAGCCTGGACGTCGGCCGGTTCAGCGCCACCGGGGCCATCTCCCCCAGCCTGCGGGTGCTCTCGGACGGGAGCACCAGCCTGAAGGGGAACGTGACGATCGACGGCGGTCTCACCGTGACCGGCGCCGTGGACAGCCCCCTGGTCAGCGGCAGCGTTCTGGCCCAGTCGGGCAGCGCCACCCACGGTGTGCTGCTGCCGCTGCCGCAGGGGGTGACGCAGGACCAGGTCGCGTCGGGGGACGTGGTGCTGCACATCCAGGTCACCCCTGTGGCGCAGGCCTCGGACGCGCCCGTGCGCGGTGGCGGCTCCGCGTGGAACAGGGGCGGCGCGCTACCGGTGGTGCTGCGCTGTGAGGTGGACGCCGCGCGCAGGCTCGTCTGCCTGATCGCCTGGTACGGCATCTCCGGCCCCGCGGCCGCCGGATTCGGGAGCCCTGTGGTGCTTCCCGGGCGGGCCCGATACCTGGTGCTGGCGGCCGCGGCCCGCGAGCCGTCCTGAGGGGCAATTGCACGCCCCGGTCGCGTCGGCGGGCGGCGCCGACGCGCGAACGTACCGGACGCATGGAGTGCGCAGACAGGGAGAGCAGTGTCATGGCGAACGCCGAGGAAGTTCCGTCGGCCCGGGTCACCGTGGTCCGGCTGCCGCAGACGGGCCATGTGGTTGCGGCCCTCACCCGTGCCGCGCCCGGCGCTGCGCCGAGTGTCCGGGCCCTGGTCGGCGATGCCCTGCGGCTCGCCGTCCCGGGCTTGTCCGGGCAGATCCTGGTACCGGCGGAGCTGCTCACGGCGGAGGAGATCACCGCGCCCGCGGGCGTGTTGGCGGCGCCCTGGCTGTGGTCGGTGGAGGTGACCGAGACCGGCGTGGGAGCCGTCCCGCTGACGGGCGCCCCACCGGCGGCGAACTGGTCGGACGCCGCGGGCGGTTCGCTGAAGGTGACGACCAGTCCCCCTGCCGCCTCGGGCACCGCCGTACTGGCCCTCGTCCACCCGGCCCCTTCGTGGGACCCGGGCGTCGCGCCCAAGGCCGTCCTGACGGGCGCGCCCGACGGCGATGGCGTCGCCTGGCTCGGCACCGGCGAGGTGGCGCCCATCGACCACGCCCTCGTCTTCGTCCAGGGACGCCCGGCGGGTGTGTACGTGCCGAGCGTCGTGCATCTGGCGGCGGGAACGGTGACGTGACGGCATGTCGGACCGATACGACCCGGATGTCGCCGAGGGAGAGCGGTTCATCACCGCGATGGGCGGTTGCACGGTGCTCGACTGCCGGGTGCGGGTCGTCCGGGGCACCGGATGGAGCTGGGGCCCGGACCCGGCGGAACTGGCCCGGGGCGCCGTTGCGTTGCTGCCGCGCGCCGTGCACAGGTACCTCGTCCCGGCGCTGGCCGGCGCGGGCGTACCCGGCCCGCCGTCCTGGCCGGCGGCGTCCGGCGAGGCCGAGGACCCGGCCAGACTGGAGGTGACGGTGCCCGTACGCATCAGGGTCCGCGTGACGCTGCGGGAACTGACGGACGCCGGCCGGACGGCGAGCGACTCCCAGACCGCCGCGGTGCGGTGGCCGGACGACCCGTCCGCCCCGCGACCCGGCGTGCCGACGCCCCGGGCGGGACGGACCTCGGACCCGGAGCCGTACACCGTGCCGGTCGATGCGCTCGCGTCGGCCGGGCCCGGCGAGGAGGCGCGTTCCGGAGCGGCGTCGCGCCATGAACGGGATCGGGTGCTGGTCTCCCTGCTGTCGGAGGCTTGGGACTGCGGGGTGTTCGACGCGGTGCTCGCCCGACTGCCGCGCCCCTCGCTGCTGTTGCTGCTGCGCGCTCTGGAATCGGCGGGAGCGGGCGCCGGACCCGTGCCCGACGCCCTGTGGCCGGTGAGCCGCGACGACGGCCTCGCGGCCGATGGGCCCGTCCACCCGGCGGACGGGCCCGTCGTCACCGCCGATGACCTCACCTCCGCCCTGCTCGCGATGCTCGACGCGGCGGAGTCCGCCGAAGCGCCGGAGTCGGGCACCGCCGACAGCCACCTGGAAGCGGGGGCCGGGCCGGGCGAAGGGTCCCGGCCCGGCGAGGGTCTCCTTCCCGGGCCGCAGGGAGACGCGGCGGCGCCCGGCGGCCCGCCACGGGCCACCGCACAGGGCTGCGCTCCGTACCGTTCCCGGCCCACGCCGCCCGGCGACGACCCGTACACCTGGCACCGGCGCGGTCCAGCCCCGGGGACGGTCACCGAGATCGACTGCGCCCTGCCGTTCCTGCTGCTGCCGGCGCTCGACAGCTGGGGGTATCTGACGGCGCTGTCCGCCGTGCTGGCCGGCGGCGAGGCGCCCGGCCCCGACGGCGCCGCCTTCGCCACGGCGCTCGCGCACAAGGTGCTGCCGCCGCCGGGACGCGGCTGGCTGCGGTCACCGCAGGATGCCCACTCGGCTTCGGTGTTCGCCGGGCTCGTGCCCTCCCCGTGGGGTCCGCCGGCTTCCGCCGGTCGCGCGGAACCGGGGTCCGGGCCGGAAGCCGCTTCGTCGCCGGACGACCTCGAACACCGCCTCGGCTCGCTGCTCGCGCTGCTCGACGTCCGGCTCGGCGTCCAGTCGGCCCGGGGACACGACCCCGGCCGGCCGCTGCTGCTGACCGCCGGCGGCCCCGAACGGTTGCTGCTCCTGGACGTCGACGGCTTGTACCCGGTGTGGGACGCGGCCCGGCCGGAGGAACTGCGGCGGCCGTGGGAACTGGCCGGCCGACCGCTCGTGCTCCTGCCCCGCCTCCCGTCGGACACTGTCGCCCCAGCCGTTGCACCCGGCCTGCTGGTGGCATTGGACGCGTCAGGCATCGGCTACGTCACCGATCTGCCGCCGGCGCGCGGCGAAGCGATGCGTCGGGTGCCCGGCCGCCTGCGCTGCTGGACCAACGCGGGCGCCGGTCCGCGCGCCCCCGAGGTCCCGTCCGACGCACTGATCGGCGGCGCGCGAAGGCTGGCCCACGAGGCCGCGCGCGCCGTCCGGTTCACGGACACCCTGATCTCCCGGCGTCCGTGCGCCCGCCCCGGCCAGGCACCCGCGCTGGACCGTACGGTCACCCTGGCCGCCGCCTCCGCCCTGGCGGACCTCGCCTGGACGCTGTGGGCGGACCAGGAGGCCCCTCACCCGGCGACCGCCCTCGACCGGTTCGCCGACCTCGGGGCGAGGGTGCTGTTCCACGACGGCACCGTGGAGG
The DNA window shown above is from Streptomyces chartreusis and carries:
- a CDS encoding putative baseplate assembly protein, whose protein sequence is MNSEHDKDPADRAAPGVDEPWWTLSAGRGRGAVLDADAAPVLLGAGRDALLAALRARVPGFTPEWTGTGPDDAGEALLRLYALMAEAVAARVDRLPRKLLTEHLRIAGISPLPATPARVLLRLTATATAGPGVQVPSGFQAAASGPNGTEIVLETADDMWVSPAELTTVATGRPGQGILPGPVDEVTPGQGPYADGFAPFGADAAPGSALWLGFTAPEAPAGGVSLGFVAAPRPGGPASVAWGAAVPALPPLPDLRWSVLDGTTLRPAEVVSDGTGGLTATGTVHLGLGAGDWRPGRPPGGAHLPEARWLRVRIASGRYAEPPLLADVWPHAVSADAAWTVRDEVLTPAPELPGESDGGAGVRLRVAETPVVPGSLTVTVADDASAPLFPPTPSARSSTGSAAPAVWREVPDLADAGPADRVFTLDPATGVLTFGDGVHGVAVPPGIGNVRALRYRTGGGRAGAVPAETATTLRTAVAGVASVTNPLPGTGGTDAEAFDATVGRGAAEIRTAGRAVTPADHALLALRAPGARIARAHAVPGHHPDHPGTRLPGVVGIYLVPPDENPATPGAPVPEAGDLAAVAAHLGDRLAPTGPTVVTAAPRYVRVDARVMLVPVVHADRSAVPRRAEESLRRYLHPLNGGADGAGWPFGGALTHTALLRHLLADDDVSAVALLALTVDGLPTAPCADVRLPAHSLVRAGRITVSVLAPAAHAVGAGAGGAA